The Natrinema saccharevitans genome includes the window ACGAACTCACCCTCGAGCTGGCCGACCTCGTCAACGAGGAGATCGAGAAGCTCGTCGACGCCGGCGCGCGCTACATCCAGATCGACGAGCCCGCGCTCGCGACGACGCCGGACGACCACGCCATCGTCGGCGAGGCCCTCGAACACATCGTCGCCGACATCCCCGAAGAGGTCCGAATCGGCCTCCACGTCTGTTACGGCGACTACTCCCGGATCTACCCCGAGATCCTCGAGTTCCCCGTCGACGAGTTCGACCTCGAACTGGCCAACGGCGACTACGAACAGCTCGACGTCTTCAAGGACCCCGAGTTCTCCAAGGACCTCGCGCTCGGCGTCACCGACGCCCACGTCGCCGAGGTCGAATCGGTCGAACAGATCGAGGAAAACATCAAGAAAGGGCTCGAGGTCGTCCCGCCGGAACAGCTGGTCGTCTCGCCGGACTGCGGCGTGAAGCTGCTGCCGCGTGACGTCGCCTACGGCAAGATGGCGAACATGGTCCAGGCCGCCCGCAACGTCGAAGAAGCCCTCGACGCGGGCGACATCGATATCGAGCGCGGCGCGCCGACGCCCGCCGACGACTGAGCGAGACTTCCCTTTTCGGTACTCGTCGCGGGCGTCGGCCGGCGAGACCACCGCAAAGCGCTAACTACCGGGCCGGTGAACGGCCGTCCATGACCCTCGAGGTCGGTGTACTCGGCTACCGGTTTATGGGCAAGGCACACGCGAACGCGATGGCGCGGCTGCCGATGTTCTTCCCGGACGCGCCGGAGATCGAACGCTCGGTGCTTGTCGGCCGCGACGAGGAGGCGCTCGCCGACGCCGCCGATCGGTTCGGCTTCGAATCGACCGCGACCGACTGGCGCGCGGTCGTCGACGACGTCGACGCCTTCTACAACCTCGGTCCGAACCACGTCCACGCCGAGCCGTCGATCGCCGCCCTCGAGGCCGGCACCCCCGTGTTCTGCGAGAAGCCGCTCGCGCCGACGCTCGAGGAGGCAGAGGCGATGGCCGAAACGGCCCGGGAGGCCGGCGACGACGTGCCCGCCGGCTGTGCGTTCAACTACCGGTTCGTCCCCGCGATCCGGTACGCCAAGGAGCTGCTCGAGGCGGGCGACCTCGGCGAGATCCACCACGTCCGCGGGCGCTACTTACAGGACTGGCTGGTCGACCCCGACGCGCCGTGGTCGTGGCGCAACGACGAGGACATGGCGGGGTCGGGTGCGCTGGGCGACCTCGGCGCGCACACCGTCGAC containing:
- a CDS encoding Gfo/Idh/MocA family protein → MTLEVGVLGYRFMGKAHANAMARLPMFFPDAPEIERSVLVGRDEEALADAADRFGFESTATDWRAVVDDVDAFYNLGPNHVHAEPSIAALEAGTPVFCEKPLAPTLEEAEAMAETAREAGDDVPAGCAFNYRFVPAIRYAKELLEAGDLGEIHHVRGRYLQDWLVDPDAPWSWRNDEDMAGSGALGDLGAHTVDLLRFLVGDDDLAGEIERVSGHLGTFVEERPVEDGGEGGDPETRPVTVDDAYTAQLEFANGALGTLEGSRFATGHKNDHTLEIHGSSGSLRFSLERLNELEVLREGDRGYETILVTDEDDPYVDHWWPPGHVLGWEHTFVHENYEFLSAVARGESFAPSFADGLTAQRVLDAIERSDERGEWIDLE
- a CDS encoding methionine synthase, whose product is MTNENKDQFRPDDHENDHFLLTTVVGSYPKPKWLNRAKDLYEDENSDFDEDNWQEAQDDAARLITAEHERAGLDVVVDGEMRRNEMVEFFAHRIEGYEFNGPVKVWGHNYFDKPSVVSEVEYDDSWLVDEYEFTAAATDRPVKVPITGPYTLANWSFNEAYEDDDELTLELADLVNEEIEKLVDAGARYIQIDEPALATTPDDHAIVGEALEHIVADIPEEVRIGLHVCYGDYSRIYPEILEFPVDEFDLELANGDYEQLDVFKDPEFSKDLALGVTDAHVAEVESVEQIEENIKKGLEVVPPEQLVVSPDCGVKLLPRDVAYGKMANMVQAARNVEEALDAGDIDIERGAPTPADD